A portion of the Homalodisca vitripennis isolate AUS2020 chromosome 2, UT_GWSS_2.1, whole genome shotgun sequence genome contains these proteins:
- the LOC124355855 gene encoding innexin inx2-like — protein sequence MTLIFPKLVDCTIHENGPSGLISRTDGLCVLPINATIEKMILVLWFWYIILAIVTAINLLMRIPALLSKYIRALYFPNRIEARELVYSSNFGDWFVLCQVGKNINHRIFEELLVGIHRKLHRLE from the coding sequence ATGACGTTGATATTTCCTAAACTAGTAGACTGCACTATCCATGAAAACGGTCCCTCTGGTTTAATCTCCAGGACTGACGGACTCTGTGTGCTTCCGATCAACGCCACCATCGAGAAGATGATCCTCGTACTCTGGTTCTGGTACATTATTCTAGCCATCGTGACAGCCATAAATCTCTTAATGCGCATTCCCGCCCTTCTCTCCAAGTATATCCGTGCGTTGTATTTCCCTAACCGCATTGAAGCAAGGGAACTTGTGTACTCTTCAAATTTTGGGGACTGGTTTGTGCTGTGCCAAGTGGGCAAGAACATCAACCACCGTATTTTTGAAGAACTCTTGGTAGGCATCCACAGAAAGTTACACAGGTTGGAATGA